The Pseudodesulfovibrio sp. zrk46 genome contains a region encoding:
- a CDS encoding CPBP family intramembrane glutamic endopeptidase, giving the protein MRITWILVLAYLPYYLNDFANIWVTDYTTWVAIDYGVRLAILGFLLVMWRRGSVSADALMVRLPNVTDGLLWTTGTALAAMVYLWISEFVIPGWPKGSLGGVPIDPESPLFAFDASVGLVLVGISEEVVCRGLTLTVLLRRWGTTTSAVVSALLFSLMHWSLSVHTLTDAFVYGLLFVPATLVTRSIWPAVVVHFLVNYVLYSL; this is encoded by the coding sequence ATGCGGATTACATGGATTCTCGTGCTGGCCTACCTTCCCTATTACCTGAACGACTTCGCTAACATATGGGTCACGGACTACACGACGTGGGTGGCTATCGACTACGGAGTGCGCCTCGCCATTCTGGGCTTCCTTCTTGTCATGTGGCGGCGCGGGAGCGTGTCTGCCGATGCCCTCATGGTGCGCCTGCCCAATGTGACGGATGGCCTGTTATGGACTACGGGAACCGCGCTGGCAGCCATGGTCTACCTGTGGATCTCGGAATTCGTCATCCCGGGCTGGCCCAAGGGTTCGCTGGGCGGCGTCCCCATTGACCCGGAATCCCCCCTGTTCGCCTTTGATGCCAGCGTAGGGCTGGTGCTGGTGGGTATCAGCGAAGAAGTGGTCTGCCGTGGACTCACCTTGACCGTCCTGTTGCGGCGATGGGGCACAACCACATCCGCGGTGGTGTCGGCCCTGCTCTTCTCCCTCATGCACTGGTCGCTGTCGGTACATACCCTGACAGATGCCTTTGTTTACGGGCTGTTATTCGTACCTGCCACGCTGGTCACCCGGTCCATCTGGCCTGCTGTCGTGGTTCATTTTCTGGTCAATTACGTGCTCTATTCCCTTTAA